Proteins encoded in a region of the Deinococcus hopiensis KR-140 genome:
- a CDS encoding IS66 family transposase — protein sequence MWQFLKRPAIPPTNNAAERSPRTVVMARKVAQCSKNAEGGQTYMRIKSTVETAHQAGQDRDGVLTGLMR from the coding sequence TTGTGGCAGTTCCTGAAGCGCCCGGCCATTCCACCGACGAACAATGCAGCGGAACGGAGTCCGCGGACGGTAGTGATGGCGAGGAAGGTCGCGCAGTGCAGCAAGAATGCAGAGGGCGGGCAGACGTACATGCGGATCAAGTCCACTGTGGAAACCGCGCATCAGGCCGGTCAGGACCGTGACGGGGTCCTGACCGGCCTGATGCGCTGA
- a CDS encoding DeoR/GlpR family DNA-binding transcription regulator: MLTSQRKQHLLSLLRRDGQIVAKALSQELGLSEDTIRRDLRELAAEGLVQRVHGGALPASPAAVNFTARQDLASEAKVAVGRAAARLVQPDQIVILDGGTTAVQVARHLPLDLKATVVTHSPTIAVELAQHPGVEVVLIGGRLFKHSVVAVGAAAIEAIGHVRADTYFMGVTGVHVQEGLSTGDLEEAHVKRALSRRAAETVVLASSEKLGVASPYVIASISEVSGLVVEQDVPEDVTTPYIELGLSIIRA, from the coding sequence GTGCTGACCAGCCAACGTAAGCAACACCTTCTCAGCCTCCTGCGGCGTGATGGGCAGATCGTGGCGAAGGCGCTCAGCCAGGAGCTTGGACTGTCGGAGGACACCATTCGGCGTGATCTGCGCGAACTTGCAGCTGAAGGGCTCGTGCAGCGGGTCCATGGTGGAGCCCTGCCCGCCTCGCCAGCCGCGGTGAACTTCACAGCCCGCCAAGACCTGGCTTCAGAAGCCAAGGTGGCGGTCGGGCGCGCCGCGGCACGCCTGGTGCAGCCGGACCAGATTGTAATTCTGGATGGAGGTACGACAGCCGTCCAGGTCGCGCGCCACTTGCCGTTGGACCTGAAAGCGACCGTGGTGACGCACAGCCCGACCATCGCCGTGGAACTTGCGCAACATCCAGGGGTTGAAGTGGTGCTGATCGGCGGACGACTGTTTAAGCATTCTGTGGTGGCGGTGGGGGCGGCGGCCATCGAGGCCATCGGACACGTGCGCGCAGACACCTACTTCATGGGGGTGACCGGCGTGCATGTGCAAGAAGGCCTGAGCACAGGGGACCTGGAGGAGGCCCACGTCAAGCGTGCGCTGAGCCGCCGAGCGGCGGAGACGGTCGTGCTGGCGTCGAGCGAAAAGCTGGGAGTTGCCTCGCCCTACGTGATCGCCTCCATCAGCGAGGTAAGCGGTCTGGTGGTGGAACAGGACGTACCGGAGGATGTGACCACACCATACATTGAGCTGGGCCTGTCCATTATTCGGGCTTGA
- a CDS encoding transposase — translation MNPKGQRSRRLYSDILPCFFRKQHRESFEVFLDLLLDGSGRPLPERATVKSPSALSRFLSHAGWNTRQLCQVTRQHARETLQDLWRQQPHQRPRLELLVGLTHLEKTGKFSELADGVHTYHGVHLVVLSLRCGELRLPWAFQVWRGKGTPSPAQLALKLLRTVPATLLKGKRRPRLHADGGFERAEFIRSVLNRGLDIVVGVRCTWKLEDGRQVRHLMVRGSLLRPTGLDQVMCISWVWLHRNKAPEQRFVRSNLDLGGKYLARVKKRRPADRSLFQDGEGTLRP, via the coding sequence GTGAACCCAAAAGGACAGCGTTCCAGACGACTTTATTCTGACATCCTGCCCTGCTTTTTCCGCAAGCAGCACCGGGAATCCTTCGAGGTCTTTCTCGACCTGCTGCTGGATGGTTCCGGCAGACCTCTGCCGGAACGCGCTACGGTTAAATCCCCCTCGGCCCTCAGCCGCTTTCTCAGCCATGCGGGCTGGAACACCCGGCAGTTGTGCCAAGTCACGCGTCAGCACGCTCGAGAGACGTTGCAGGACCTGTGGCGACAGCAACCCCATCAGCGCCCCCGGCTGGAACTGCTGGTGGGTCTCACCCATCTGGAAAAGACCGGCAAGTTCAGCGAACTTGCCGATGGGGTCCACACCTACCACGGCGTTCACTTGGTGGTGTTGTCCTTGCGCTGTGGGGAGCTTCGTCTACCCTGGGCTTTTCAAGTCTGGCGGGGGAAGGGTACCCCTTCCCCCGCACAACTCGCCCTGAAGTTGCTCCGAACCGTCCCTGCGACGTTGCTGAAGGGGAAACGTCGGCCTCGTCTGCACGCGGACGGGGGCTTTGAGCGTGCCGAGTTCATCCGGAGCGTGCTGAATCGGGGCCTCGACATTGTGGTGGGGGTGCGTTGTACCTGGAAACTGGAGGATGGGCGGCAAGTCCGTCATCTGATGGTCCGCGGCAGCCTGCTCAGGCCCACAGGGCTTGACCAGGTGATGTGCATTTCCTGGGTGTGGCTCCACCGCAACAAGGCACCGGAACAACGTTTCGTGAGGTCCAATCTCGACCTGGGGGGCAAGTACCTGGCACGGGTGAAAAAGCGCCGCCCTGCGGATAGAAGCCTTTTTCAAGACGGTGAAGGGACGCTTCGGCCTTGA
- a CDS encoding DUF402 domain-containing protein: MHPARVETLNLTDLTHTLDYATGTPPVTYRLDWAHLSPTGLHVARAFHQHPDITHMERHVLPEYGLLINRYTGTGWAAQNLYYVDVAAITPGDTTWVTRDLYLDLTVSENGTAEIEDTDEYLGAIREGLLTPDEAEHALTSLHRLTNGMLQHGTLNRWLESLGVTLTWRGPTAFQTQ, translated from the coding sequence ATGCACCCTGCCCGCGTCGAAACGCTGAATCTCACGGACTTGACCCATACCCTCGATTACGCAACAGGCACCCCGCCCGTCACGTACCGCCTCGACTGGGCGCACCTCTCTCCCACAGGGCTGCACGTCGCCCGGGCATTTCACCAGCACCCGGACATCACGCACATGGAACGCCACGTCCTGCCGGAGTACGGTTTGCTGATCAACCGCTACACCGGCACTGGATGGGCCGCACAGAACCTCTATTACGTCGATGTCGCCGCCATCACGCCCGGGGACACGACCTGGGTCACCCGCGACCTGTACCTCGACCTGACCGTGAGTGAGAACGGCACGGCGGAGATCGAGGACACCGACGAGTACCTCGGTGCCATCCGCGAAGGCCTGCTGACGCCAGATGAGGCGGAACACGCCCTCACCTCCCTGCACCGCCTGACCAACGGCATGCTCCAGCACGGCACGCTCAACAGATGGCTGGAAAGCCTGGGCGTCACGCTCACCTGGCGTGGCCCAACGGCTTTCCAGACGCAATAA
- a CDS encoding NUDIX domain-containing protein: protein MNTTERVRIHDVQMLSDDWYVLKKTTFEYRRNDGTWQRQSRETYDRGNGATLLLYHLAQRTVILIRQFRFPAFVNGHHGLLIETPAGLLDNATPEERIKAETEEETGYRVKHIQKVFEAYMSPGSVTEKLHFFVAEYDPNSKAGAGGGVETEGEDIEVLEFSIDEALGMIQTGEIIDGKTIMLLQYAQLHLFIG from the coding sequence TTGAACACGACCGAGCGAGTTCGTATTCACGACGTTCAGATGCTGTCTGATGACTGGTACGTTCTCAAGAAGACGACCTTCGAGTACCGGCGCAACGATGGCACGTGGCAGCGCCAGAGTCGGGAAACCTACGACCGTGGCAACGGTGCGACCCTCCTGCTCTACCACCTCGCGCAGCGGACAGTCATCCTGATTCGACAATTCCGTTTCCCGGCCTTCGTGAACGGCCACCACGGGCTGCTGATCGAGACGCCCGCAGGGTTGCTCGACAACGCCACTCCAGAAGAACGGATCAAGGCCGAAACCGAGGAGGAGACCGGCTACAGGGTCAAGCACATACAGAAGGTGTTCGAAGCCTACATGAGCCCAGGTTCAGTCACCGAAAAGTTGCACTTCTTCGTCGCCGAGTACGACCCCAACTCTAAAGCAGGGGCCGGCGGAGGTGTCGAGACGGAAGGCGAGGACATTGAGGTGCTGGAGTTCTCCATTGACGAAGCGCTAGGAATGATTCAGACGGGCGAAATCATAGATGGCAAGACGATCATGCTGCTTCAATACGCCCAGTTACACCTTTTCATCGGGTGA
- a CDS encoding DUF6923 family protein, which produces MVALDATGPDLSLPLPPDGITVFADIARNPKNGAMYAITNSSLHVLNMQTGRDTLQGLLKVADMTALAFDLGGHLYAGSRSGRLYQVDQGTGKTTQIGTGQTTPAIAGDLAFSHDGTLYASVLAGTSDQLVTINVSTGEATPVGLIGFGQVYGLTFRGEMLYGMTEAGALIWIDRETGRGTLVRRTGLTATGME; this is translated from the coding sequence ATGGTGGCCCTTGATGCCACTGGGCCAGACCTTTCGCTTCCGCTTCCCCCGGACGGAATAACTGTGTTTGCGGATATTGCCCGCAATCCTAAAAACGGCGCGATGTACGCCATAACGAACTCCAGCTTACATGTGCTCAATATGCAAACAGGACGGGACACGCTCCAGGGTCTTCTGAAGGTCGCCGACATGACTGCGCTCGCCTTTGATCTCGGAGGGCATCTTTACGCAGGGAGCCGAAGTGGGCGCCTGTATCAAGTGGATCAGGGGACGGGTAAGACAACGCAGATTGGAACCGGCCAGACGACGCCAGCTATAGCCGGAGACCTCGCGTTCAGTCATGATGGTACGTTGTATGCCTCAGTATTGGCTGGAACGAGTGATCAACTCGTCACCATTAATGTCTCCACAGGAGAGGCTACCCCAGTGGGTTTGATCGGCTTTGGCCAGGTGTATGGCCTCACGTTCAGAGGGGAGATGCTGTACGGGATGACGGAGGCCGGAGCCCTGATCTGGATCGACCGGGAAACTGGTAGAGGAACTCTGGTTCGGCGCACTGGCCTGACGGCCACGGGTATGGAATAA